ACGATTTTCACTATTTGGAAGTAATACGTTATTATAATTGGTTTCGATTTAGGCTAATATAATCCCAATTGGACACTTAAAAGTTTAGAAGCATCAGACTCAACTAAAGGGACAAAAACATTGTCATAAACCTTTATGTATTTCAACGATTGTTAAGTAAAGTTTAATTAATGCTTTTTTTATCATAAACTTTGATTACCAAAATATTAAATTTTGTCCTACTCTTTGTTGGTTTTCAAACAAGAGAAAAAGTTCAGCTTAATAAACTTTCACTACCAAAAGATTCAAGCTTAAAAGCTAAACGATCAAGAGAATGTCCAATTACAACAAGCAACTCTTTTTTTTTAGCATTGTTTTCATTTGGGTACAACCTACTTTATTCTCATCACATCTTTTCTTAAACTCCTTTTCCAAAAGAGATGTGCGCTTTTTTGTATTGGATTTCGATCCAACAAATTTTGGAGTTTGGAAGCCGAACTTCTATTTCTCAACCTCGACATAAAAATTCATACTCCTGATTAATACCCAGAAAGATAAATCCTGTACTTTTGGAGGAACATCAATGTAGTAACTAATAACTGATGGCTAAAATATATGGCATTGCATCTTTGAGATTTTACAAACAGCACAGCATCGTGTGACTAAGGCATAGAGGCAACAAGAAAAGGAAACGGGGTAGCCGAGTCAAAGTAATTATGAGTTatgtttcacttttttttttccctGATATTAAGTAGAACGATTTCTACATTGAtataaaaactcaaaataaaacaTTGTATGACAAGTGTAACCAATGATTCTCACAgaaaaaacaatataaaataaagGTAGAAAAAACTCTTATCAATGATTTCCTAATATTAGAAAAAGCGACATTGTCAGGCTAGGCATTAGAATAGAATAGAGAATAGAAAAAGGCAAACAGGGCAATCAAATTGTGATTAAATTAGAGGGATACGAGACAAATACACTAGCATCTTCTCAGTTACAAATACAAATATCTCAAACATGGATTTTCTTTCTACCATAAACAGATAAACCAGTCCTAATCTCAGTTGCTGCTATCACtgttattgttattattgttACTATGATGATGATTACTGGCATTCCCAATCCCACCTCTTCTCCCATGCTTGAGCTGCGAAATCTCCAATTGGGTTTTCATAAAGAACTGCATCCTCTGCAACTCCAACTCCTTAGCAAAATTCATTCGCTGCTTCTCCATCTCCACTACCTGTTGCAATTTCGAGCTCTCAGCTTGCTCATAAGCCTCCCCGAACTTCAATATAGCTTGAGTCAATTCCTTAACCGCATTTCCCCAACCCTTCTTCTCTTTTCCTCCCTTAAATGccccccctcctcctcctccacccctCCCAGGATTTGAATTCGAATTAGCATTCACATTCATCTCCCTTGCCGTCCTCGCCCTTTTCCTCTCGTAAAAATCCATTGGGAAACTATCCGTTGAAGCAGGAGATGCCTCCCTAGACGAGCCTGAATCCACCGGACCCCGTCTCTTGTATTGCATCTTCTGGTTCTTCAGCTGAACTTGCTGATGATGAAGCGGTTTCTGGTCCCGTTGTCCTTGAAACGGACTAACCCCACGAACCGGAATTCCGAGGGGAACCTTCTGCGTCTGCTGGGCAGAGCTATTCACTAAAGCTACGGCATTATGACCACCACCGGAACCGGCAATCTTCACAGTGGGACCAATCAAATGTTCGAGTCTGTCGTAGAAAGGCCACTTGCTAGGCACTCCGCCGGCCGAAAGCTTAGCCTTTTCAAGCTTATACTTCTTCTTCACAGTATCAATCCTATTCTTGCACTGAATATCCGTCTTTGCGGCCTTCGTATAATCATCCCTACCACTAACAA
This genomic interval from Humulus lupulus chromosome 8, drHumLupu1.1, whole genome shotgun sequence contains the following:
- the LOC133794586 gene encoding trihelix transcription factor ASIL2, whose amino-acid sequence is MEEDDEIQSHLSPGSASPASPRPVGRITVTVAAAPPQQPAAHNALTLALPIQTRNGGGGGERGSGGGGGREDCWSEGATSVLIDAWGERYLELSRGNLKQKHWKEVADIVSGRDDYTKAAKTDIQCKNRIDTVKKKYKLEKAKLSAGGVPSKWPFYDRLEHLIGPTVKIAGSGGGHNAVALVNSSAQQTQKVPLGIPVRGVSPFQGQRDQKPLHHQQVQLKNQKMQYKRRGPVDSGSSREASPASTDSFPMDFYERKRARTAREMNVNANSNSNPGRGGGGGGGAFKGGKEKKGWGNAVKELTQAILKFGEAYEQAESSKLQQVVEMEKQRMNFAKELELQRMQFFMKTQLEISQLKHGRRGGIGNASNHHHSNNNNNNSDSSN